From Sporosarcina sp. 6E9, a single genomic window includes:
- a CDS encoding phage major capsid protein has product MTLNKGTLFDPVLVTDLVNKVQGESSIAKLAKQTPIPFNGQKEFIFTMDSEIDVVAESGKKSHGGMSLAPRTIVPIKIEYGARVSDEFMFAEKEARIGILKAFNDGFAKKAARGLDLMSFHGVNPRTGTASTVIGDNHFDEAISQAVEAPLGVADANGVIEDAIALVQGSGGDITGQAIAPALRTALAKQKDQQGNPMFPELAWGNAPATINGLPTEVNKTVSDMSDDALGYIGDFQNGFKWGYAKQIPLKVIEYGDPDNSGFDLQGYNQVYIRAELFLGWGILDPESFARITEATS; this is encoded by the coding sequence ATGACATTGAACAAAGGAACTTTATTTGACCCAGTATTAGTAACGGATTTAGTAAACAAAGTACAAGGTGAATCTTCAATTGCAAAGTTGGCAAAACAAACACCGATCCCTTTTAACGGACAGAAAGAATTCATTTTCACAATGGATTCTGAAATTGATGTTGTTGCTGAATCTGGAAAGAAATCACATGGCGGCATGTCATTGGCGCCACGAACAATTGTACCAATCAAAATCGAGTATGGTGCTCGAGTTTCTGATGAATTTATGTTTGCAGAAAAAGAAGCACGTATTGGAATTTTAAAAGCATTTAACGATGGATTTGCTAAGAAAGCGGCTCGAGGATTAGACCTCATGTCCTTTCACGGTGTGAACCCACGTACAGGCACAGCATCAACGGTAATTGGGGATAATCACTTCGATGAAGCAATTTCACAAGCGGTTGAAGCGCCTTTAGGAGTTGCAGATGCTAACGGTGTTATTGAAGATGCCATTGCATTAGTACAAGGATCAGGCGGAGATATTACTGGACAAGCAATCGCTCCGGCATTACGTACTGCTTTAGCTAAACAAAAAGACCAACAAGGAAACCCAATGTTCCCAGAATTAGCATGGGGGAACGCTCCGGCAACAATTAATGGATTGCCGACAGAGGTCAATAAAACTGTATCGGATATGTCAGATGATGCTCTTGGATATATCGGTGATTTCCAAAACGGCTTTAAGTGGGGGTATGCAAAACAAATTCCGCTAAAAGTTATCGAATATGGTGATCCAGATAACTCTGGATTTGACTTGCAAGGCTATAACCAAGTCTATATCCGCGCAGAGTTATTCTTAGGTTGGGGAATTTTAGATCCAGAATCATTTGCACGAATTACAGAAGCAACTTCATAA
- a CDS encoding terminase TerL endonuclease subunit, whose translation MAVRIGEQTPTKSLILPYDVSMGDEAIELYEKSGRKAFDWQRFITNAILAKNKEGLWTHMNFGYSVPRQNGKNEIVAIRELIGLKKGERILHTAHRTNTSKAAFNRLVAILEESGYENQVDFTSIKARGNESIELNDGGRIDFRTRTSTGGLGESFDLFVVDEAQEYTDDQRSALMYTIAASPNPQTIYTGTPPTPISSGTVFTRLRENTLHGNSEDTGWAEWSVDKQSDVRDKDLWYQANPSLGLRVTERNIQAEVGDDDIDFNIQRLGLWIQYNQKSAISENEWNELQVETLPKLKGKLFAGIKYGYDGTNIALSIAVKTEDDKVFVESIDCQTIRQGNAWIIHFLRNADVQEVVIDGASGQNILAEAMKQAKLKPPILPTVKEIIVANSTFEQALFQQTIAHKNQPSLFQVVTNCDKRNIGTQGGFGYRSQIEEHDIALMESMILAHWACSEAKPPKKQKIRY comes from the coding sequence ATGGCTGTGAGAATCGGAGAACAAACTCCTACAAAATCATTAATCTTACCTTATGACGTATCGATGGGCGATGAAGCCATTGAGTTATATGAAAAGTCCGGTCGTAAAGCTTTTGATTGGCAGCGGTTTATTACCAATGCAATATTAGCCAAAAATAAAGAAGGTTTATGGACACATATGAACTTTGGTTATTCTGTCCCTCGTCAAAATGGTAAGAATGAGATTGTGGCCATTCGTGAATTGATTGGTTTAAAAAAAGGAGAAAGAATACTCCATACTGCACATCGAACCAACACTAGTAAAGCGGCTTTTAATAGACTTGTAGCAATACTTGAAGAAAGCGGTTATGAAAATCAAGTTGACTTTACCAGCATAAAAGCGAGAGGTAACGAGAGTATTGAGTTAAATGATGGTGGGCGAATTGATTTTAGAACAAGAACTTCAACTGGTGGTTTAGGTGAAAGTTTTGATTTATTTGTTGTGGATGAAGCCCAAGAATACACAGATGACCAACGTTCAGCTTTGATGTATACGATAGCGGCAAGTCCGAATCCGCAGACAATTTATACAGGTACACCTCCGACGCCTATATCAAGTGGAACAGTCTTTACTCGACTTAGAGAGAATACTTTACATGGTAATTCAGAAGATACTGGTTGGGCTGAATGGAGTGTGGACAAACAGTCTGATGTAAGAGATAAGGACTTATGGTATCAGGCGAATCCCAGTTTAGGTTTGAGGGTTACTGAGCGTAACATTCAAGCTGAAGTTGGCGATGATGACATTGACTTTAATATCCAACGTTTAGGATTGTGGATCCAGTACAATCAGAAATCAGCCATATCTGAAAACGAATGGAATGAATTGCAAGTTGAAACATTACCTAAACTGAAAGGTAAATTATTCGCAGGTATTAAATACGGTTATGACGGGACAAATATAGCACTAAGTATTGCCGTTAAAACAGAAGATGACAAAGTGTTTGTTGAATCAATCGATTGCCAAACGATACGACAAGGCAACGCATGGATTATCCATTTCCTTAGAAACGCAGATGTACAAGAAGTTGTTATTGATGGGGCAAGTGGTCAGAACATATTAGCTGAAGCAATGAAACAGGCAAAATTAAAGCCACCTATCCTACCAACTGTAAAAGAAATCATAGTAGCTAACTCAACATTTGAACAAGCATTATTTCAACAAACGATTGCACATAAGAATCAGCCTTCATTGTTCCAGGTAGTCACGAACTGTGATAAACGAAACATTGGTACACAAGGTGGTTTTGGTTATCGTTCGCAAATTGAAGAACATGATATTGCATTAATGGAATCTATGATATTAGCACATTGGGCATGTTCGGAAGCTAAGCCACCTAAGAAACAGAAAATAAGATATTAG